AAGGAGTTTATGACCACCCTCAACACGCCTTGAGGAATGCTTGAACCTCTTGAGGTCTCTAAGTAGTTTATGAGCGTTCTCAAAACGCATCAAGCAATGCTCCAACTCCTCTTGAGATGCTTTGAgtgattaaaatttttaaaagtaaGAAAAAATAGGCTAAAGATCTTTGGGAcccaattaatataaaaataaataataaaaaaaaaaaagctgctttCAAGAAGCATCCCATAAAGAAACCTAAATCCTAGAATATCCTCTTACCATCTCTAACTCTTggcttaaaatataaaaattttaacccagaaaatttaggttttaagcTAAAAACAACTTTTCTCTTATAATCCttatggcctaaaattttagtctcagattattaaagaatgaatttaggctttttttttattttttaaattaactttaaaaaaaattatgtagactatcttaaattaattttataaacattttaatctaaaaatatttaaatttcgataaatattgaaaaatcactaaatcgatacATGAAACTTAATGCAaacgacaattaataaaccacataaaccacataaacttaatacaatcgataattcataaactacataaacttaataatgatatccaccatcttgacttggtggTGGACTTGGGATATAGccttgagatgaatcatcatcttgaaatatactccttgtggcatGCCTTCgcaaaatttcattttgcttATCAAGCAAGAACTTCTTCATCtttggagtgtatttgttgaggtcttcctgtcacatcccggcccgggacggatcacttcccaggcccgctccaccaccgtagcacgatattgtccgctttgggcttaccattccctcacggttttgtttttgggaactcacgagcaacttcccagcgggtcactcatcatgggattgctctagccctcttctcgcttaacttcagagttcctacggaacccgaagccagtgagctcccaaaaggcctcgtgctaggtagggatgagaatatacatttaaggatcactcccctgggcgatgtgggatgtcacaatccaccccccttaggggcccgacgtcctcgttggcacacacgcgatcagggttaggctctgataccaaattgtcacatcccggcctggggcggatcacttcccgggcccgctccaccaccgtagcacgatattgtccgctttgggcttaccattccctcacggttttgtttttgggaactcatgagcaacttcccagcgggtcacccatcatgggattgctctagccctcttctcgcttaacttcagagttcctacggaacccgaagccagtgagctcccaaaaggcctcatgctaggtagggatgagaatatacatttaaggatcactcccctgggcgatgtgggatgtcacacttccATCATGAAATTGCTATGGCTTTCAATCAATCTTGCAAATCCGGTAGCAATTTGTGCACTAGTTGGATCTTGGAACTTCCcatttctctttgcttccttttgcttatctcttccTGGGGGCCTTACAAAAAAAGAAGTTGGGGTCAACGAATCGATACCTTCAGTGACATCATTTGTCTGTGCGTCTTCACTATGAAATAATCTTTCCCATTGTTGGTCCACATaggttccccacctcggacaatccttgaggacgttccaagcatgatgcaacttaaaagcttgattttttggtgtagttcttgtcttgtaaattgccattattttgtcaccctatgcaagaaatacataaaaacaattagttgcaaaataatattttgtacatgacaaataaaatatcaacaaagaaactCACAACTTCTGCAGCACTCCTTCCACTAGCCATGTCAACCacggctctctccaagctttcCTTCCATAAATTGCACGCTTTGTTGAAAACCTTCCACCGATCGTAAACATCACCACATTCCCTTCGGCCGGCATTGGAGTTTTCATTGAATTTATCAACAATTTTACCCCataaaacctttttattttgattcgtgCCAACAAACCATCTTCACTAATAGAAACTCATGCCAAgcataaagcaacatcttcctcaaaggtccaattacaacctctaatatgctcttttgccatcttgaaaaatttggaaatgggaagaaatggtagaaagaaaaattggaagaattgtaggagaaaagtgagttttgtgtggatgtttgaacaaatacaaagatatttatagagtttttggataaattttgagttaaataatttttttaattattttagccattggatttaaatttgggctgcTAGatccttttcttttacgttaaattttattctatttgatctcagccgttggtttcaataaatatataaatataaaacaaaaaaaaaattgaatgtagGTCATTGGTTGAACTAACGGCATGTTGATCTCAGCAGTTGGCTCATTGGCGTAAGTGGCCGACATGCCCACGTGGGTGTGCCCATGCTAGTCTTTGCCTTGGTGTGTCGCCTGCGTGTGCGTGTCTTTTGGGGTCGTCTGGCGCTCAAGCACTGAGTTTCACTTGCGCTGGTGGGGCCCACACCATTTTCTAAGCTAAATCCTGGTcggtttttggcttttttttaggttttaggtttgcgGCCCAAATTAGAACTTGAGTTGGAATGGATTGGGGGGAATAGAAGGGAAATCATAGGTTTTAGGCCATGGGTTGGAGTTGGCCTTATAGAAACtaccaaaaacagaaaaagcTTCATTTAATAATTGGAACGATACGGAGATGATTACCATGGCCTTTGTGCAAGGATGATACGCATAAATTGAGAGATGATTCAAAATTTAAGCCACTTAGTATATGCTTCAGtggtattttctttttacttgtaaatgagtGGTCATATGTTTAATTCTTgacaaaggcgaatttgaaccaaattattatggctagcccACTGTTAGGCTTATCCAACTTCTTCACCCCGTAGGGTATATAATATCGTATGTATTGAAATAAGCTTCATTATTTCTATTTCTTTTGGAAATAATTAATAACTAAAAGTTCTCAATGACAATATGCAATTATGAAGACGATAATTTGGTGTTATGACAAgggaaataaaaacaaacaaacaaaacaaaaaccaaataccaaacaaacaaacaaaacaaaaaccaaatacCAAACGCCTCCAAAACGGATGGATCAGTAAGGTACTACCGACAATTATAAGTAATAATCGGTATGATAACTCCGACTCTTCCCCGAGAAGATCGGTAGTTACAGACCGATGGTTTCCTATTCCTTTTTTTAAAGAGCATAAAGGGGAAATGTGCGTTGGACTGATATCAATATGCTTGATTACTCAGCCCCCTAATTGTTTTTGAGGTTGAGAAACTTTAATATATGACGTTTTTGTGAAAGTtcaaataaatatatacaaatgTTGAAGACTTAGAAATCTTGAAgagctaatatatatatatatatatatttgggatCCAGGTGTAGTTCGTGCTGGAGGTTTCAGTATCTCTGGTGTGGGTTCTTCTCCAGTAGGACCTTCCCCTAGTGGAATGGGGTGGTCTCAGCTGATGAGTGATGACCTCAATTAAAAGCAGTCTCaatctttacaaaaaaataaaaaaatgagacTTCCAAAAGCTACATGTTTGCATGTTACTTTTTGTGTGTTAAGACTCAATGGTGCTTCTCACGTATTTTCGAAACCCCACAAACATATCAACTCAATCTCTAGAGCTTTATATAAAATCATGGGTGGTCAAGGTTAAAACTAAGCATACACAATAATACCGACTACCAAAAACAAGTTTTCTTAGACATGAAGTTGTGTATTTCTACACTGTCTGTTGTTCTTGTTCTGTTGGAGCTGTTCGTGATCGATGTTGTATCTGTGACTAAGTTACCTATAACGGCAGCTCTCAACGTAAAAAAGCCTCGGGCCAAAGCTGTTCGTGCCGAGGATCTTCTATCTTTTGATCACTATGTTAAAACATGCCCGCAAGCTGAGGGAATCATTCAGCAGAAAGTCGGAGATTGGACTCAAAAGGATTTCACTTTGGCTGCTAGCATCATTCGCTTGCATTTCCACGACTGCGTTGTGAGAGTAAGCATGCATTCACGTTAACTTTACTTGCGGTTAATAGAACAAAGGCTTAGCATATCAGTAAATGACATGTATCATATGATCGTAAATGAACATTGCACTGCAGGGCTGCGACGCATCGATTCTGCTTAACCATCGAGACAGCGAGAGGAGGGCATTTGCTAGCAGGACGCTTAGAGGTTTTGAAGTAATCGACGATATCAAGGCTGAGCTTGAGAGACAGTGTCCTAAAACCGTCTCATGTGCTGACATTCTCACCGCTGCAACTAGAGATGCCACAATCATAGCTGGAGGTCCATTTTGGGAAGTCCCCTTTGGGCGCAAAGATGGTAAATTTTCAATCCTCAAGGAAGCTGACAGTGTTCCTCAGGGATACGAGAACATCACTCAATTGATCGATTTTTTCCACACGCGCGGCTTGAACATGCTTGATCTGGTCACCCTCTCCGGGGCACACACCATTGGCAGAAGTTCTTGCTACGCCTTCAATCACAGGctctcaaatttcaatggaacaAGAAAGCCCGACCCTTCGCTTAACTCCATGTACTTAAATAATTTCTTGAAGAAGAAATGCAAAAACGACTTGGACTTGGTTTATCTCGACGCCATAACTCCAAAGACATTCGATACAATGTACTACTCGAATCTTCACAAGAAGTTGGGATTGCTGTCAACTGATCAGCTGCTCAATTCGGACGAGAGAACCGGTCCTTTTGTTGCTGCATTGGCGTCCCAGCCGGGTCTTTTCGAGAGCCAGTTTTCGGTGTCAATGGTGAAGCTTGGAAATGTGCAAGTTCTAACAAGAAGCAATGAAGGAGAAATCCGAGTGAACTGCAATTTTGTCAATGCTAAAAAATGAAGTCGAGGACATGATTATGTTTTCTCTAATTTTCCATTTTACCGGTTTGAGAATCTAATTGCATTTTAATAAGTTTGAGCTTGGATTTGTGTTTCTGATGATTTTATTGTATTATGATAAATTTACAATATGTTTATATAAGTTATGATCATAAGTGTTATTTCTGACATAGATTTCAAAAGAAAAGCACAAACAAAAgtgataaaattaaaacaaaaaagaggaGATTAATGTTCTTGAACATACAATATCAGTATATGTTCTTAACCAATTAGCATGATTTTTTCGTAACGTAACTTTACATGGTGCGATATTGTACAATGAATGATAATATACTATAAATTTGTGAGTCTGGTCATGTTGTTGCTTTTGCTCATATTGTGTGGGAAAGTTTATAAAAGACTTGATAAAAGCTAgacattttttctttaaaattaaagGGTAGAAATTTGTGCTAATATGGAAGAGTAATGTCATTCAAactatgtttttataccacattttcatatcatcttaagtgacatttgatgtgaacagtcacatcatttaaattaatcagattttcaaatttagttcattatttaataaactaataattataaaaaactagataattaaattatgattatggtatacgagaagtctttctccttcttttccttgggttctgcaaatttttcaaatgatgtggatgtccacatcagatgccacttaaggtggtatgaaaatatgatataaaatgtGACATTCCACATCACTTAGGgcagtgatccttatatgtatattcccatccctacctagcacgaggcattttgggagctcactggcttcgggttccgtaggaattccgaagttaagcgagaagggggctagagcaatcccatgatgggtgacccactgggaagttgctcgtgagttcccaaaaacaaaactgtgaaggcGTGATCggagcccaaagtggacaatatcgtgctacggtggtggagtgtgCCCGGGAAATGGTCtgccccgggccgagatgtgacataaaaacatagtataaataacattactcaatATGGAAAGATATTGTACCAACATGGCAAACTTATCACTCATAAAATGGTAATGCAATTAAAATCAATACGTGAAGCTGATAATTCTTTGagtaaaaatttgaaagaacaTATGTCATTTAACTATGATCAGAAATAGGCTTAAATACTTTTTAACTATTTTAGACTCTACTGAAAATTAATCTTACTTTTCGGAGCGTGAGATCTCAGACTTGGAAAGTATAAAAAGCCAATACGTGCATCCAACTATCCACGTCATCATTCACTTTCTTCTTTGCCGACAGCCACCCAAAgcccaattaaaaaaaaaaactaggatttgtattattaaaatttattttaattccaaaaaaaaaaaaaaaaaaaaaaaaaaaaactatttttaagTCAATTATTGTCGTAAGGCAATccaaacaaatcaacaaaaagcAAGAAAACAGAGAGTGAGAGTGATCGGAATTGGGAGAAAATGGCGAGGAAGGCGGTGCTGATAGGATGCAACTACCCAGGAACAAAGGCGGAGCTCAAAGGCTGCATAAACGACGTCAAGCGAATGTACAGCTGCCTCGTCGACCGCTACGGCTTCTCCGAGGACGACATCCAAGTCCTGATCGACACCGACGACTCCTACACTCAGCCCACCGGAAAAAACATCCGCCGGGCCATCACCAACCTCATCCGATCCGCCGACTCCGGCGACGTCCTCTTTGTCCACTACAGCGGCCATGGGACCCGCCTTCCCGCCGAGACCGGCGATGATGATGATACGGGATACGATGAGTGCGTCGTCCCCActgacatgaacctcatcacTGGTTTGACTCCGTTTCTCTTATCTTTTCTgctcaattttgatttttgagctTTGGGTTTTATTGGAGTTATTGTTGTCACGATTGCTTTGATCTGTTTGGAAAATTGACGGAATTGATCGTTTTGCGAATTTCAATTGCTGAACTGATCAAAATTAAACATCGACGACATATTGATCAAACATTGACTGACATATCAATCAAGCATTGACGATATATCCATCAAATGCTCAAAAGGATTTGTAAAGTGATCATTTCAGCCAATTTCCTTTGTTTTAATCTCTCGTGAACAAAATCGGTGGAttataaattgaatttgatcGTATTTTAGAAAAAGTTGAGATCTTGCTTGATGatccaaaaaaatttggatcaACTGAATCCGTTTGGTTGGAATTCTGGATATATAGTCTTTTGGTTCTTGATCCGCTTTTCTGCTTTTACATTGCGTGTAAGCATAAAGTTAAGTCATTTCTATCTAGTGTTCTCTCTAATATAAATATGGGGAAATGGatctctccggatctcttcctcctaatccaccaaatcaaggATTCGTGCAgatgaaatttgatccaacggttgcaGTTTTTATATCTTTTAAAGTGGGCctttgtttgtagccgttagatcaaatttcagcGGCACAAATTTCCTAATTTGGTGGGGTAGGAGGAAGGCATgaggagaggatccctttcctaaaTATGCTGAACACCGAAAATATAGGAGTAGATTCTCGCCCCTCCTATTCTCCTCgccccctctctctccttctctcacaCTTTCCTcttttgtctttctctctctttaaagATGTTGACGTGGGGAGGGGAGGGAGATTAGGAGGGAGAGAATCTGACTCCATAAATATAAGCGGAGTGTTGTGTTTCAAAAATGTGTTAATATGATATGGTCATATTTGTATAAGATTGCTTTGTTTGTTTTCGGGTTGATATTACAACTGTTTTTGGACGGTACTTGTAACAGATGATGACTTCAGGGGGTTTGTGGACCAGCTGCCAGCAGGTTGCAGGCTGACAATTGTATCCGATTCGTGCCACAGCGGTGGGCTCATTGATGAAGCGATAGAACAAATAGGAGAGAGCACCAAGGGGCAAGAGCGCGAGCACAAGTCCGGCTCCGGCAGTGGCAGTTTTGGTGGATTCAAGAACTTTCTCAAGGCCAGGGCGGGAGATGCACTGGAGTCTCGTGGGATCCACATGCCATCTGCATTGCGCCGCGGTCaacataatgaagaagaagaagaagagacgGAAGACAGAGAGATCGAAACTGAAGATGGGGACAGGGTCTATGTCAAAGGCAAGTCTCTACCACTCTCTACTCTCATAGAGATACTCAAGCAAAAAACAGGTAAGGACGACATTGATGTTGGGCAGCTGAGGCCAACACTTTTTGATGTTTTCGGAGAGGATGCCAGCCCTAAGGTGAAGAAGTTCATGAAGGTGATCATAAATAAACTCCAAAGCCACGAGGGCGGAGGCAGTGGGTTACTGGGGAAGATTGGAAGCTTGGCTCAAGGGTTTCTTGAACAAAAGCTTCAAGACAACGATGAGTACGCAAAGCCTGCCTTAGAGACGGAAGTGGGCAGCAAGGAAGAGGTTTATGCTGGAGCAAATCATCGCGGCTTTCCTGATGGCGGGATTCTCATAAGCGGTTGCCAGACAGACCAAACGTCTGCAGATGCCACTCCTCCAGGAAATGCAGCTGAATCTTATGGAGCTCTTAGTAATGCAATTCAGAAGATACTCTCAGAGCAAGACGGTGAAATTTCTAACCAAGAGCTTGTTCTTAAGGCGAGGGAGACTCTGAAGAGACAGGGTTTCGCTCAGCGACCTGGCCTCTATTGCCATGACCATCACGTCGATGCTCCTTTCGTTTGCTGATCTTAaagcgtgtgtgtgtgtgtgtgtgtctatatatatatatatacatatatatatatatatatatatatatgagtgaGGTACTTTGTGCTGTGCAATATGTATAGCTATTGTGATAAATAACTATGAGTGGGTTACTTTGTGCTGTGCATGTGGATAAGACTTGCATAGAATTGTGGTTCACCGTTATGTGACATCTCAGTCTAATATTTGCATTGCCGCCACATGGAGAAAAACTTGTACCTAGCAATGCATTATAAAATTGGGATGCCACAGTGACGAGGAACCAATTACATGCAAGTCACTCTGATATTTTCGCAGGTTTTATTGGATTTTCCATTTTATCCACttgatttttaatgaatttgttctggttttttttttttttgacagttTTTCTATTTCATCTAAGCAATATTTGCATGTCATAAATTGTATTGAACAAAAAAGGGAATTTCTATTTCCTCTACCATTTGAATAACTGTATGGTAGTGATACAAATTGATTCTAGCAAAACTAATGACCAAAGACGGCCTACTACTCTAACCTCCAATGCCGTAAAACGTCATCGGCgatgtacaaaataaataaggcaaaaaaaaaaaaaaaagagcaatgGAGGTTGAGGAACAAATACAATCAAAATCAACGACTGCACGGTTCCGTTACAATGTGCAGAAAAATTATCTTCGTTTTTCTATTTCTTGGGTATTCGGCTTCTGCCTTCGTTCTGGAACTATTCCAAGATTATCACGGCATAGAGGAGCAACTCCGCAAAATTTACAACCAGACT
This genomic stretch from Pyrus communis chromosome 2, drPyrComm1.1, whole genome shotgun sequence harbors:
- the LOC137725188 gene encoding metacaspase-4-like, with translation MARKAVLIGCNYPGTKAELKGCINDVKRMYSCLVDRYGFSEDDIQVLIDTDDSYTQPTGKNIRRAITNLIRSADSGDVLFVHYSGHGTRLPAETGDDDDTGYDECVVPTDMNLITDDDFRGFVDQLPAGCRLTIVSDSCHSGGLIDEAIEQIGESTKGQEREHKSGSGSGSFGGFKNFLKARAGDALESRGIHMPSALRRGQHNEEEEEETEDREIETEDGDRVYVKGKSLPLSTLIEILKQKTGKDDIDVGQLRPTLFDVFGEDASPKVKKFMKVIINKLQSHEGGGSGLLGKIGSLAQGFLEQKLQDNDEYAKPALETEVGSKEEVYAGANHRGFPDGGILISGCQTDQTSADATPPGNAAESYGALSNAIQKILSEQDGEISNQELVLKARETLKRQGFAQRPGLYCHDHHVDAPFVC
- the LOC137724421 gene encoding peroxidase 7-like: MKLCISTLSVVLVLLELFVIDVVSVTKLPITAALNVKKPRAKAVRAEDLLSFDHYVKTCPQAEGIIQQKVGDWTQKDFTLAASIIRLHFHDCVVRGCDASILLNHRDSERRAFASRTLRGFEVIDDIKAELERQCPKTVSCADILTAATRDATIIAGGPFWEVPFGRKDGKFSILKEADSVPQGYENITQLIDFFHTRGLNMLDLVTLSGAHTIGRSSCYAFNHRLSNFNGTRKPDPSLNSMYLNNFLKKKCKNDLDLVYLDAITPKTFDTMYYSNLHKKLGLLSTDQLLNSDERTGPFVAALASQPGLFESQFSVSMVKLGNVQVLTRSNEGEIRVNCNFVNAKK